The Candidatus Marinimicrobia bacterium CG08_land_8_20_14_0_20_45_22 genome contains the following window.
AGGTCGGGCACTTCAGCCAAAGACCGTCAGGAATTACCTTTTTTTTCGAACCGAGAAGACCTTGTTTTGTTCTTTTAAACCAATCAGCCATACGCTTCCACTACAAACTACGGGTTAAAATAAACGCATCGTCTCTATTTTCATAATATTTTATTCGTTTGCCGACTTGCTTAAACTCGTTTTTTCCATAAAGCGCGACAGCGGCGGCGTTATTCTCGTTGACTTCCAGTGTCATCATTCTTGCGCCTTTCGACAGGGAAAAATAGATAGCGAATTTCAAGAGGCTATCTCCAATATTCTGTTTACGGTAATCGGGGTGAACTGCGAGGTTCGCGACATGCGATTCATCGGTAATCACCCAAAAAATGATATAGCCGACGACGGTCTTTCCCAGAGTCGCCACGAGAAAATGGCTCAGCGAATTGTACATTTCATGGCGGAAAAAGTCCATCGTCCAAGCGGACGAAAACGATTTTTCTTCAATCGCCATGACCGACGCTAAATCTGACTCGTCGGCGCGTCGAATTTTTACCTGCTTTTCTTCGTCCAGCTGACAACCTCCAGATTTGAATGATATTCCGGTTCCAATTCAGCCGAATTTTTTTGAACCAGATCATCGTAATTTTGAAAAGCAAGTACCGCAATGTGATCGCCTTGCGGATACCTTAGAAATAGTCGTTTTCCTTCCGGCATGGAAAATTCGGAGTCACCGATAAAAATGGAAACGTCCGAAAAATGCTCGATTACTTTTTGGAACGTATCGTGTGAAATGGGAAATTGCGTCAAACCGGCAGTCGATTTACAATAATAGACAAATTCCTGATGAGAACGTAGAAAAAGGATGACATTCTCGCTCCATTCTTGGCGGGCGACGTAGTCCAATGCGGAAAATGTCGGAACGGGTAAAACCGGTAAATTTTTCGGCAAAGCAAGTCCCTTGGCGGTTGCCAACCCAATTCGCAAACCGGTGTACGAACCCGGACCGATGCTGACGGCGATAGCGTCAACATCATTAAATGAATAACCGGTTTGAAGTAGTTCATCGGT
Protein-coding sequences here:
- the rimI gene encoding ribosomal-protein-alanine N-acetyltransferase, with the translated sequence MAIEEKSFSSAWTMDFFRHEMYNSLSHFLVATLGKTVVGYIIFWVITDESHVANLAVHPDYRKQNIGDSLLKFAIYFSLSKGARMMTLEVNENNAAAVALYGKNEFKQVGKRIKYYENRDDAFILTRSL
- the tsaB gene encoding tRNA (adenosine(37)-N6)-threonylcarbamoyltransferase complex dimerization subunit type 1 TsaB translates to MLILGIDTSTQNTSVGLAENGKSVGVRSVFGKSVASEKLLLLTDELLQTGYSFNDVDAIAVSIGPGSYTGLRIGLATAKGLALPKNLPVLPVPTFSALDYVARQEWSENVILFLRSHQEFVYYCKSTAGLTQFPISHDTFQKVIEHFSDVSIFIGDSEFSMPEGKRLFLRYPQGDHIAVLAFQNYDDLVQKNSAELEPEYHSNLEVVSWTKKSR